The following are encoded together in the Kribbella voronezhensis genome:
- a CDS encoding SGNH/GDSL hydrolase family protein, which produces MRIPSSLRTAAVAAAVSLAGSSLVFTGSGASDSSDGHRSEWVGSWAAGVSHGEATGFTATGLNNQSARYVVRPSVGGDKVRIRFSNIYGDRPIQIGAATVAKADTSTPVASDIDTASLRTLTFNGSPTAVMNKGAELLSDPVNLRVPDLSTLVISVFYPTATGPTTWHASSTQQNFFGPGDLTSAADGTPYITTRACCWTFLSGVDVQTDHSDGAIVVLGDSIADGLLSTLNGNNRWPDQLAERLAADHRHDTPGVLNVGMAGNRLLHDSPDPILGAPNGIEQLGVNALARLNEDVFAQTQPKVVITHLGVNDIWMDDAPADQIIAALKQINSQLHERGIRSLGATITPYGGFTTPGGWTPEREQTRQTVNAWIRSTHETDGFIDFDKAVRDPADPTRTLAAYDGGDHIHMSDAGYQAMADAIPLQLVR; this is translated from the coding sequence ATGCGCATTCCCAGTAGTCTCCGTACGGCCGCGGTGGCCGCGGCCGTCTCACTCGCGGGCTCCAGCCTGGTGTTCACCGGATCGGGGGCGTCGGACTCCTCCGACGGTCACCGCTCCGAGTGGGTCGGGAGTTGGGCGGCCGGTGTCTCGCACGGCGAGGCGACCGGCTTCACCGCCACCGGCCTCAACAACCAGAGCGCCCGCTACGTGGTCCGGCCGTCCGTGGGGGGCGACAAGGTCCGGATCCGGTTCTCCAACATCTACGGCGACCGGCCGATCCAGATCGGTGCCGCCACCGTGGCCAAGGCGGACACCAGTACGCCGGTCGCCTCCGACATCGACACCGCGTCGCTGCGGACGCTGACCTTCAACGGCTCGCCGACCGCGGTGATGAACAAGGGCGCCGAACTGCTCAGCGACCCGGTCAACCTGCGGGTGCCCGACCTGAGCACGCTGGTGATCAGCGTCTTCTACCCGACCGCGACCGGCCCGACGACCTGGCACGCCTCGTCGACGCAGCAGAACTTCTTCGGTCCCGGCGACCTGACCAGCGCGGCCGACGGTACGCCGTACATCACGACGCGGGCCTGCTGCTGGACGTTCCTGTCCGGCGTCGACGTGCAGACCGACCACTCCGACGGCGCCATCGTCGTGCTGGGTGACTCGATCGCGGACGGCCTGCTCAGCACGCTGAACGGCAACAACCGCTGGCCCGACCAGCTCGCCGAACGGCTGGCGGCCGACCACCGCCACGACACCCCGGGCGTGCTGAACGTCGGCATGGCCGGCAACCGGCTGCTGCACGACAGCCCGGACCCGATCCTCGGCGCCCCGAACGGCATCGAGCAGCTCGGCGTCAACGCCCTGGCCAGGCTGAACGAGGACGTCTTCGCCCAGACCCAGCCCAAGGTCGTCATCACCCACCTCGGCGTCAACGACATCTGGATGGACGACGCTCCGGCCGACCAGATCATCGCGGCGCTCAAGCAGATCAACAGCCAGTTGCACGAGCGCGGCATCCGCAGCCTCGGCGCCACCATCACGCCGTACGGCGGTTTCACCACCCCCGGTGGCTGGACCCCGGAGCGCGAGCAGACCCGGCAGACGGTCAACGCCTGGATCCGCAGCACGCACGAAACGGACGGGTTCATCGACTTCGACAAGGCCGTTCGCGACCCTGCCGACCCGACCAGGACCCTGGCCGCGTACGACGGTGGTGACCACATCCACATGAGCGATGCCGGCTACCAGGCGATGGCCGACGCGATCCCGTTGCAGCTGGTGCGGTGA
- a CDS encoding cytochrome P450: protein MTTAAQVLKGLFSAAGLDDPYQYYAELHQLGPVCLLDDGGPYAAVVTGYEAADQLLRDQRFRVTDDAFTDERSGSGWREHPLLAVLNNSMMYSNDSRHTQARRLFHQVFTPRRVVDLEPAVSQLVDGLLDAMAERLATDGKADFMTEFAYLLPSSVVAALLGIPQSDLAFFRPRVERINDFLDVTGKTDEVLAAADQATVELSEYYRSLLAERRAAPEGDLISQLVAAIDAGEHQVSDDDLISNLLVLFNASFVTTIHLIGNGMRLLLDRPEVRKAEVPAFVEEVLRYEAPVQFVARFSNEETTLAGTVIPAKQLVLVMLGAANRDPSRYKDPDIFDPARTDVKPLSFGAGPHYCLGAALARAEGRIAFPRLLERFPSLRPAGPPVRNPQQFLRGYKSMPVAP, encoded by the coding sequence ATGACCACCGCCGCACAGGTGCTCAAGGGGCTGTTCAGCGCAGCCGGTCTGGACGACCCGTACCAGTACTACGCCGAACTGCACCAGCTCGGACCCGTCTGCCTGCTCGACGACGGCGGCCCCTATGCGGCGGTGGTCACCGGTTACGAAGCCGCCGACCAACTGCTTCGTGATCAGCGCTTCCGCGTCACCGACGACGCGTTCACCGACGAACGCAGTGGGTCGGGATGGCGTGAGCATCCGCTGCTGGCGGTGCTCAACAACTCGATGATGTACAGCAACGACAGCCGCCATACGCAGGCCCGGCGGTTGTTCCACCAGGTGTTCACCCCGCGCCGGGTGGTCGACCTCGAGCCGGCCGTCAGCCAGTTGGTCGACGGCCTGCTGGACGCGATGGCGGAGCGGCTCGCCACCGACGGGAAGGCGGACTTCATGACGGAGTTCGCCTACCTGTTGCCGAGCAGCGTGGTGGCTGCGCTGCTCGGCATCCCGCAGAGCGACCTGGCCTTCTTCCGGCCGCGGGTCGAGCGGATCAACGATTTTCTCGACGTCACCGGCAAGACCGACGAGGTGCTGGCCGCCGCCGACCAGGCGACGGTCGAGCTGTCGGAGTACTACCGGTCCCTGTTGGCTGAAAGGCGAGCCGCTCCGGAGGGCGACCTGATCAGTCAGCTGGTCGCGGCGATCGACGCCGGCGAGCACCAGGTGTCCGACGACGATCTGATCAGCAACCTGCTGGTCTTGTTCAACGCCAGCTTCGTCACCACCATCCACCTGATCGGCAACGGGATGCGGCTGCTGCTCGACCGGCCGGAGGTGCGGAAGGCCGAGGTCCCGGCGTTCGTCGAGGAAGTCCTGCGGTACGAGGCGCCGGTGCAGTTCGTCGCGCGGTTCTCGAACGAGGAGACGACCTTGGCCGGCACGGTGATCCCCGCCAAGCAGTTGGTGCTGGTCATGCTCGGCGCGGCGAACCGGGATCCCTCCCGCTACAAGGATCCGGACATCTTCGACCCGGCGCGGACCGACGTGAAGCCGCTCAGCTTCGGTGCGGGACCGCACTACTGCCTGGGTGCCGCGCTCGCGCGCGCCGAGGGGCGAATCGCCTTCCCGCGTCTGCTGGAACGGTTCCCGTCCTTGCGACCGGCCGGACCACCGGTTCGCAATCCACAACAGTTCCTCCGTGGCTACAAGTCGATGCCGGTGGCGCCATGA
- a CDS encoding cytochrome P450 has protein sequence MTIIGTADEILAELQTDAGRRAPYPLYERLHALGPVNLTPASPAYAAVANGYAAVDQILRDPRFVKGGPPPAPDADPITTALSNSMMFRTEPDHGRMRRAFHAAFTPRRVAALEPEITALTDDLLDRLAGLGSDGPVDFIAEFGYLLPAGVMSALLGIPAPDLDWFRTRVQRVEDYLDFGGRTPEKVAAANNAATEMSEYYASLIAARRSKPGDDLISALVQVIDAGDGDLTDEELIGNLLVLFNASFVTTINLLGNAIPPLLERPELVKALASDPAVAEACVEEVLRWDGTAQLVVRTASEDLEVAGVTIPEGGLVLVILGAANRDPARFPNPEVFDVERPDKRHITFGAGPYFCIGAVLARAEGRLALPRLFQRFPDLALASPPVQSAGLALRGFATMPVVLGN, from the coding sequence ATGACGATCATTGGGACAGCCGATGAGATCCTTGCCGAGTTGCAGACCGACGCCGGTCGTCGGGCGCCGTACCCCTTGTACGAAAGGCTGCATGCGCTCGGGCCCGTCAACCTGACACCCGCCAGCCCGGCGTACGCGGCAGTGGCCAACGGGTATGCGGCCGTGGACCAGATCCTGCGCGATCCCCGGTTCGTCAAAGGTGGTCCACCACCCGCACCGGACGCGGATCCGATCACGACGGCGCTGAGCAACTCGATGATGTTCCGGACCGAGCCGGACCACGGCCGGATGCGGCGTGCCTTCCATGCGGCGTTCACGCCAAGACGGGTGGCGGCGCTGGAACCCGAGATCACAGCGCTCACCGATGACCTGCTGGATCGCCTTGCAGGCCTGGGTTCTGACGGTCCGGTCGACTTCATCGCCGAGTTCGGCTACCTGTTGCCGGCCGGCGTGATGAGTGCGCTGCTCGGCATCCCGGCGCCCGATCTGGACTGGTTCCGGACCCGGGTGCAGCGGGTCGAGGACTACCTCGACTTCGGCGGCCGTACTCCGGAGAAGGTTGCCGCTGCCAACAATGCCGCCACCGAGATGTCGGAGTACTACGCGTCGCTGATCGCCGCCCGCCGCTCGAAACCCGGCGACGACCTGATCAGCGCGCTGGTGCAGGTGATCGACGCCGGTGACGGCGACCTCACCGACGAGGAGCTGATCGGGAACCTGCTGGTGCTCTTCAACGCCAGCTTCGTCACCACCATCAACCTGCTCGGCAACGCGATCCCGCCGCTGCTCGAACGGCCTGAGCTGGTGAAGGCGCTCGCGAGCGATCCCGCGGTGGCGGAAGCTTGCGTGGAGGAGGTACTGCGCTGGGACGGTACCGCGCAGCTGGTCGTGCGGACAGCGTCGGAAGACCTCGAGGTAGCAGGGGTCACCATTCCTGAGGGCGGTCTGGTGCTCGTCATCCTCGGCGCCGCCAACCGTGATCCCGCACGATTCCCGAATCCCGAGGTGTTCGACGTCGAGCGACCGGACAAACGGCACATCACCTTCGGCGCCGGGCCGTACTTCTGCATCGGCGCGGTCCTCGCCCGGGCGGAAGGTCGGCTGGCGCTGCCGCGGCTGTTCCAGCGGTTCCCCGACCTGGCGCTCGCGAGCCCACCGGTGCAGAGTGCCGGACTCGCCCTCCGCGGCTTCGCCACCATGCCCGTTGTCCTGGGCAACTGA
- a CDS encoding alpha/beta hydrolase, which produces MPLDPQVEAMRSQRETEKVPQLYTQTLAEARAADLASIQAAGGSLEQVHHVEDLVMEESGLPLRIYRPEGTDPLPTLVYFFGGGWTLGSIDTADGICRQLANAVPCQVITVGYRLAPENPFPTAVNDCHQAVQWIAAHAAELQVDPARIAVGGDSAGGNLAAATTLLARDSGPALAAQLLVYPNTLYGSDTASMRAGDDPFLFNRTSVDWYWGHYLKDPADGRNPLASPLLAESHADLPPALVITAEYDPLRDEGEFYAEKLYAAGVPTQLSRYDGMVHGFFAMSGVLDGGRKAIAEAAEFLQRTFADG; this is translated from the coding sequence ATGCCGTTGGATCCGCAGGTCGAGGCGATGCGTTCGCAGCGTGAGACCGAGAAAGTTCCGCAGCTCTACACCCAGACGCTGGCCGAGGCGCGGGCGGCAGACCTGGCCTCGATCCAGGCGGCCGGTGGCTCACTGGAGCAGGTCCACCACGTCGAGGACTTGGTGATGGAGGAGTCCGGCCTGCCGTTGCGGATCTACCGGCCCGAAGGGACCGACCCGCTGCCGACGCTGGTGTACTTCTTCGGCGGCGGCTGGACGCTGGGCAGCATCGACACCGCCGACGGCATCTGCCGGCAACTCGCCAACGCCGTACCGTGCCAGGTGATCACCGTCGGCTACCGGCTGGCGCCGGAGAACCCGTTCCCGACGGCTGTCAACGACTGCCACCAGGCGGTCCAGTGGATCGCCGCCCACGCTGCTGAACTCCAAGTCGATCCTGCCCGCATTGCTGTCGGTGGAGACAGTGCCGGCGGCAACCTTGCCGCCGCAACCACCTTACTGGCAAGGGATTCCGGCCCAGCACTAGCCGCTCAGCTGCTGGTCTACCCGAATACCCTGTACGGCTCCGACACCGCCTCGATGCGCGCCGGTGACGACCCGTTCCTCTTCAACCGGACGTCCGTCGACTGGTACTGGGGCCACTACCTCAAGGACCCGGCGGACGGCCGTAACCCCCTCGCCTCCCCGCTACTGGCCGAGTCGCACGCGGATCTCCCGCCTGCCCTGGTGATCACCGCGGAGTACGACCCGCTCCGGGACGAAGGCGAGTTCTACGCCGAGAAGCTGTACGCCGCGGGTGTGCCGACCCAGCTCAGCCGGTACGACGGGATGGTGCACGGGTTCTTCGCGATGTCCGGCGTCCTCGACGGTGGCCGGAAGGCGATCGCGGAGGCCGCCGAGTTCCTGCAGCGGACCTTCGCCGATGGCTAG